CCATTATTTGTGTCCCGTGTCCACCGTCCTAACTGAcacaatctttttctttgaatgtaGTTTTCATGCTCCAGGAGCAGGAAGCACATGCCGCAGAGGTAATATAATAAACTTGAATTCTTTGTTCTCGTTTTCCTTGCCCTTAATGAGTAGTTAGTGATCACCATTAGTTATTCTAACTTACTTTCTCGTAACTTCTCTCAGTTCGAGCGCACGTTTATAGCCATCAAGCCTGATGGTGTACAAAGAGGGCTGGTAAGACTAAACATGCCCATGCGATGTTTTTCTTCATGCCAATTCTCATTTGACATTTAGTAGCTCTGTTTTATTATCTTGAACTTGgtatttgttttcaagattGTGAGTTCTcttgattttttcaattttcgaTCTTCAACATAAACGATACTTCTTTAGGTTCCCTAATTTTGAATCCAATcatatgttttgtatttaggTTGACTGCCTATTTAGATTTCACAAGCTTGATATTATAATACATATGATGGAATTTCATCTTAACATCAACTGATAACGAGAGGCATAGTTCATGTGTGTTGTAAAAGATGAGGTTCTTGACTTTTTTTATGGTAGGTTCTCGATATGATTCACAAGATTTCTATTATTGCTCGATGATCTATCTCAACCCCACATtagaataaaagataaaaataaaaagaaggaaaaagcaAAGATGTTTGTACTAATCTATACTGATTGTTATTTTCTCCTGATTGGGAAGGGTGTCCAAATATTTATCTGATCCAAATCTCATCATGTGCAACAGATATCAGAAATCATATCCCGTTTCGAGAGGAAAGGGTTTAAACTCGTAGGCATTAAAGTTATTGTCCCATCAAAGGAATTTGCTCAGAAGCATTATCACGATCTGAAGGAAAGACCCTTCTTTAATGGCCTCTGCGAATTTCTTAGCTCTGGCCCCGTCATTGCAATGGTTAGTCggaataaaaattattgtatgtTGTTTGCAACTGCTTTTGAGCTTGGTTAGATTATACCTTTTTATAATTCTACAGGTTTGGGAAGGCGAGGGAGTGATCAGATATGGACGAAAACTTATTGGAGCAACAGATCCACAGAAATCTGAGCCTGGTACCATTCGAGGAGATCTAGCTGTTGTAGTTAGCAGGTAATGTTTATTACTTCAATTAATACGTAGCCTTTTGGTTACAATTGTTAGACCAATTATTCTAAGGAAGACGACACACAACACAACATGAGAATCACCTCTAGATTCTAACACTAAGGCTCAGCCAACTTCCCCAGTTACTTATAGTTGGTATAGTTAGTTAACTCATTTATTCATTATGAATGTCTCACCCCAAAATGAtcctcaaaagttcaaaactccaaaataaataaaagtatgcAAACTAGAAATAGtattaaatcatttaaatacGGAGGAACATTATACATAGATAACATTAATTTGCAGGAGGGTGTTAAAAGATCATACATTTTTTACAAAACatctattataatttaacaaatcGGTCTTGTGTTTGATCTAAATAACACAGGAACATCATCCATGGAAGCGATGGGCCAGAGACTGCAAAGGATGAGATCAACTTGTGGTTCAAGCCAGAGGAATTGGTTAGCTACACAAGCAATGCAGAGAAATGGGTCTATGGAGATAACTGATGAGTTTTCCtatcccttttttcttttttctttcttcttgtcATTCTTCCTTTGGGTTTGGGTTTGGGTTTTAATTTACTCGAGCTTTGGCAACAGTACCCGTGAAGAGAAGAGCG
This is a stretch of genomic DNA from Cucumis sativus cultivar 9930 chromosome 4, Cucumber_9930_V3, whole genome shotgun sequence. It encodes these proteins:
- the LOC101210301 gene encoding nucleoside diphosphate kinase 3, with product MSSKICRSISGAARSILAASRTSRAYSTGGRAAASAAAVSLRERLPSLASIYKNAGSGYASREWISGLLALPAGVFMLQEQEAHAAEFERTFIAIKPDGVQRGLISEIISRFERKGFKLVGIKVIVPSKEFAQKHYHDLKERPFFNGLCEFLSSGPVIAMVWEGEGVIRYGRKLIGATDPQKSEPGTIRGDLAVVVSRNIIHGSDGPETAKDEINLWFKPEELVSYTSNAEKWVYGDN